In Maylandia zebra isolate NMK-2024a linkage group LG12, Mzebra_GT3a, whole genome shotgun sequence, a single genomic region encodes these proteins:
- the cds2 gene encoding phosphatidate cytidylyltransferase 2: MAELRHRGPKDSDPTFQQQPSEDKGSDNELKAEKEGVSDSESKVDSGVPEVPVPPDDTPEVLNKALSGLSSRWKNWWVRGILTLAMISFFFFIIYLGPMVLMMIVLCVQIKCFQEIITIGYSVYHSYDLPWFRTLSWYFLLCVNYFFYGETVTDYFFTLVQREEPLRILSKYHRFISFALYLTGFCMFVLSLVKKHYRLQFYMFGWTHVTLLIVVTQSHLIIHNLFEGMIWFIVPISCVICNDIMAYMFGFFFGRTPLIKLSPKKTWEGFIGGFFSTIVFGIMLSYVMAGYRYFVCPVEFNNDSNSFQVDCEPSELFQLQDYFLPSMLESVTGWTTVRLYPFQIHSIALSSFASIVGPFGGFFASGFKRAFKIKDFANTIPGHGGIMDRFDCQYLMATFVNVYIASFIRGPNPTKVIQQLLALRPDQQLYIFNSLKAHLTEKDLLPALEEAAAA, encoded by the exons ATGGCAGAGCTGAGGCACCGTGGACCCAAAGACAGCGACCCTACGTTTCAGCAGCAGCCGTCAGAGGACAAG GGTTCGGACAATGAACTGAAGGCAGAAAAAGAGGGGGTGTCAGACAGTGAGTCCAAAGTGGACTCTGGTGTCCCAGAGGTGCCGGTCCCTCCTGACGACACCCCTGAGGTTTTAAATAAGGCGCTGTCTGGACTCTCTTCAAG ATGGAAGAACTGGTGGGTGCGAGGCATCCTAACACTAGCCATgatctccttcttcttcttcatcatctaCTTGGGCCCCATGGTGCTTATGATGATT GTCCTCTGTGTCCAGATAAAATGCTTCCAGGAAATCATTACCATTGGTTACAGTGTGTACCACTCCTACGACCTGCCATGGTTCAGGACATTGAGCTG GTACTTCCTGCTGTGTGTAAACTACTTCTTCTATGGTGAGACCGTGACAGATTATTTCTTCACACTGGTTCAGAGGGAGGAACCCCTTCGCATCCTCAGCAAATACCACCGCTTCATCTCCTTCGCGCTCTACCTCACAG GTTTCTGTATGTTTGTGCTGAGTTTGGTGAAGAAACATTACCGCCTTCAGTTTTACATG TTTGGTTGGACCCATGTGACTCTCCTGATTGTTGTGACCCAGTCTCACCTCATCATTCACAACCTGTTTGAGGGAATGATCTG GTTCATTGTGCCCATTTCTTGTGTGATCTGTAATGACATCATGGCCTACATGTTTGGTTTCTTCTTTGGGCGAACCCCTCTTATCAAG CTGTCGCCTAAGAAGACTTGGGAGGGCTTCATCGGTGGATTCTTCTCCACCATAGTTTTTGGAATCATG CTCTCCTACGTCATGGCTGGCTATCGCTACTTTGTGTGTCCGGTGGAGTTCAACAACGACTCCAACAGCTTCCAGGTGGATTGTGAGCCATCAGAGCTGTTTCAGCTCCAGGACTACTTCCTCCCCAGTATGCTGGAGTCTGTCACCGGATGG ACCACAGTGCGCCTGTATCCATTCCAGATCCACAGCATTGCCCTCTCCTCCTTTGCCTCCATCGTGGGACCCTTTGGTGGCTTCTTTGCTAGCGGCTTCAAGAGAGCTTTCAAAATCAAG GATTTTGCAAACACCATCCCAGGTCACGGAGGCATTATGGACAGATTTGACTGCCAGTACCTCATGGCCACATTTGTTAATGTCTACATTGCTAGCTTCATTAG GGGCCCTAACCCCACCAAGGTGATCCAGCAGCTCTTGGCCCTCCGTCCAGATCAGCAGCTCTACATCTTCAATTCCCTGAAGGCTCACCTGACCGAGAAAGACCTGCTGCCAGCGCTGGAGGAGGCCGCCGCAGCTTAG